Proteins from one Triticum aestivum cultivar Chinese Spring chromosome 7A, IWGSC CS RefSeq v2.1, whole genome shotgun sequence genomic window:
- the LOC123150955 gene encoding phosphatidylinositol/phosphatidylcholine transfer protein SFH6 isoform X3 has translation MYATPLPLPPPHPSEIWSPTLLLLLLPPPCASFPLVSWICLGEGRRAPFERGLRAGVSKKSNLEEKMSVIHADDIEISLCDGNSEDERRRRKIGSLRRKAIHALKKRGRRRVDFRFPPAISIEDVRDAEEERAVSAFRERLAAHGLLPDKHDDYHMMLRFLKARKFDAEKAMQMWADMLRWRKEFGADTILEDFEFDELDEVLCYYPQGYHGVDREGRPVYIERLGKVDPNKLMQITSVDRYIKYHVQEFERAFGEKFPACTLAAKRHIDSTTTILDVQGVGFKNFSKTARELVHRMQKIDSDYYPETLHQMFVVNAGSGFKLIWNSVKGFLDPKTSSKIHVLGSNYQSRLLEVIDPSELPEFLGGSCTCIDKGGCLGSNKGPWNDPYILKLIHNLEAGSVRDIKPVSEGEERSDSSLRLEQLKWQGMMSDTSNAESGSDVDDFGSSVIPKGAEYGCLTPVHEESSLETSLETGRRLRRTTETVPKQLADNRQFSTNGSPRDLGSNVGNLDGSIVRWGFENLVKVVTALIKLFSFFKLFISSRALRRLENARPSTVAVPAAEKPQPRTISADEMSACLQRIENLESVCNHLASKPPEMPEDKEQQLLNSFERIRSIEADLERTKRALHATVAKQNSLAETLEAVQESSRVKRRLFCS, from the exons ATGTATGCAACTCCCCTGCCCCTTCCGCCCCCTCACCCATCAGAAATCTGGAGTCctacgcttcttcttcttcttcttcctcctccgtgcGCGTCGTTTCCTTTGGTTTCTTGGATCTGCCTCGGCGAGGGGAGAAG AGCGCCATTCGAACGCGGGCTCCGAGCTGGTGTGTCCAAGAAGTCGAATTTGGAGGAGAAAATGTCGG TGATCCATGCCGACGACATCGAGATATCGCTCTGCGACGGCAACTCGGAGGACGAGCGCCGCCGCCGGAAGATAGGGTCGCTGCGCCGCAAGGCCATCCACGCGCTCAAGAAGCGCGGCAGGCGTCGCGTCGACTTCCGCTTCCCGCCGGCCATCTCCATCGAGGACGTCCGCGACGCCGAGGAGGAGCGCGCCGTCTCCGCCTTCCGTGAGCGCCTGGCCGCGCACGGCCTCCTCCCCGACAAGCACGACGACTACCACATGATGCTAAG GTTCTTGAAGGCGAGGAAGTTTGACGCCGAGAAGGCAATGCAGATGTGGGCAGACATGCTGCGATGGAGGAAAGAGTTTGGGGCCGACACAATCCTTGAG GATTTTGAGTTTGATGAGCTGGATGAGGTGCTGTGCTACTACCCTCAGGGCTACCATGGCGTCGACCGCGAAGGCCGGCCCGTGTACATCGAGAGGCTCGGCAAGGTCGACCCTAACAAGCTCATGCAGATCACCTCTGTGGACAGGTACATCAAGTACCATGTGCAGGAGTTTGAGAGGGCCTTCGGAGAGAAGTTCCCTGCCTGCACATTGGCTGCCAAGAGGCACAttgactccaccaccaccatcttGGATGTGCAGGGTGTG GGTTTTAAAAATTTCTCCAAGACTGCAAGGGAGCTAGTACATCGCATGCAGAAGATAGACAGCGACTATTATCCTGAG ACATTGCATCAAATGTTTGTTGTAAATGCGGGCAGTGGGTTCAAGTTGATCTGGAACAGTGTGAAGGGCTTCCTTGACCCAAAAACTTCATCCAAGATTCAT GTTCTTGGTTCGAATTACCAGAGTCGACTTCTTGAAGTAATTGACCCAAG TGAGTTACCAGAGTTTCTTGGTGGTTCATGCACCTGTATTGACAAGGGAGGTTGTCTTGGGTCTAACAAGGGGCCATGGAATGATCCTTATATCTTGAAG CTGATACACAATCTCGAGGCTGGTTCTGTGCGGGATATCAAGCCAGTTTCTGAAGGCGAAGAAAGAAGCGATTCTTCTCTTCGATTGGAGCAGTTGAAG TGGCAGGGCATGATGAGTGACACATCAAATGCTGAATCAGGATCAGATGTTGATGACTTTGGATCCTCAGTTATTCCGAAAGGTGCTGAGTATGGCTGCCTCACTCCAGTCCATGAGGAA AGTTCCCTGGAAACGTCTCTTGAAACTGGTAGGAGACTGCGGCGAACTACTGAAACTGTGCCAAAACAACTAGCTGATAACCGGCAATTTTCCACCAATGGAAGCCCTCGTGATTTAG GGAGCAATGTTGGCAACCTGGATGGTTCAATCGTCCGATGGGGCTTTGAAAATCTTGTTAAAGTTGTGACAGCCTTGATCAAGCTATTCTCCTTCTTCAAGCTTTTCATCTCTAGTAGAGCACTAAGGAGGCTTGAAAACGCCCGGCCTTCCACTGTGGCAGTCCCAGCTGCAGAGAAGCCGCAGCCCCGAACCATCAGCGCTGATGAGATGAGTGCTTGCTTACAGCGCATTGAAAATCTTGAATCCGTGTGCAACCATCTTGCAAGCAAGCCACCAGAGATGCCCGAGGACAAGGAGCAACAGTTACTGAACTCGTTCGAGCGCATCAGATCCATCGAGGCCGACCTGGAGAGGACCAAAAGA GCACTGCATGCGACGGTGGCGAAGCAGAATTCATTGGCGGAGACTCTGGAAGCTGTACAGGAGTCGTCAAGAGTCAAG AGGAGGTTGTTCTGCTCATAG
- the LOC123150955 gene encoding phosphatidylinositol/phosphatidylcholine transfer protein SFH8 isoform X4, with protein sequence MSVIHADDIEISLCDGNSEDERRRRKIGSLRRKAIHALKKRGRRRVDFRFPPAISIEDVRDAEEERAVSAFRERLAAHGLLPDKHDDYHMMLRFLKARKFDAEKAMQMWADMLRWRKEFGADTILEDFEFDELDEVLCYYPQGYHGVDREGRPVYIERLGKVDPNKLMQITSVDRYIKYHVQEFERAFGEKFPACTLAAKRHIDSTTTILDVQGVGFKNFSKTARELVHRMQKIDSDYYPETLHQMFVVNAGSGFKLIWNSVKGFLDPKTSSKIHVLGSNYQSRLLEVIDPSELPEFLGGSCTCIDKGGCLGSNKGPWNDPYILKLIHNLEAGSVRDIKPVSEGEERSDSSLRLEQLKWQGMMSDTSNAESGSDVDDFGSSVIPKGAEYGCLTPVHEEVKGIDSTYYVCYEQSSLETSLETGRRLRRTTETVPKQLADNRQFSTNGSPRDLGSNVGNLDGSIVRWGFENLVKVVTALIKLFSFFKLFISSRALRRLENARPSTVAVPAAEKPQPRTISADEMSACLQRIENLESVCNHLASKPPEMPEDKEQQLLNSFERIRSIEADLERTKRALHATVAKQNSLAETLEAVQESSRVKRRLFCS encoded by the exons ATGTCGG TGATCCATGCCGACGACATCGAGATATCGCTCTGCGACGGCAACTCGGAGGACGAGCGCCGCCGCCGGAAGATAGGGTCGCTGCGCCGCAAGGCCATCCACGCGCTCAAGAAGCGCGGCAGGCGTCGCGTCGACTTCCGCTTCCCGCCGGCCATCTCCATCGAGGACGTCCGCGACGCCGAGGAGGAGCGCGCCGTCTCCGCCTTCCGTGAGCGCCTGGCCGCGCACGGCCTCCTCCCCGACAAGCACGACGACTACCACATGATGCTAAG GTTCTTGAAGGCGAGGAAGTTTGACGCCGAGAAGGCAATGCAGATGTGGGCAGACATGCTGCGATGGAGGAAAGAGTTTGGGGCCGACACAATCCTTGAG GATTTTGAGTTTGATGAGCTGGATGAGGTGCTGTGCTACTACCCTCAGGGCTACCATGGCGTCGACCGCGAAGGCCGGCCCGTGTACATCGAGAGGCTCGGCAAGGTCGACCCTAACAAGCTCATGCAGATCACCTCTGTGGACAGGTACATCAAGTACCATGTGCAGGAGTTTGAGAGGGCCTTCGGAGAGAAGTTCCCTGCCTGCACATTGGCTGCCAAGAGGCACAttgactccaccaccaccatcttGGATGTGCAGGGTGTG GGTTTTAAAAATTTCTCCAAGACTGCAAGGGAGCTAGTACATCGCATGCAGAAGATAGACAGCGACTATTATCCTGAG ACATTGCATCAAATGTTTGTTGTAAATGCGGGCAGTGGGTTCAAGTTGATCTGGAACAGTGTGAAGGGCTTCCTTGACCCAAAAACTTCATCCAAGATTCAT GTTCTTGGTTCGAATTACCAGAGTCGACTTCTTGAAGTAATTGACCCAAG TGAGTTACCAGAGTTTCTTGGTGGTTCATGCACCTGTATTGACAAGGGAGGTTGTCTTGGGTCTAACAAGGGGCCATGGAATGATCCTTATATCTTGAAG CTGATACACAATCTCGAGGCTGGTTCTGTGCGGGATATCAAGCCAGTTTCTGAAGGCGAAGAAAGAAGCGATTCTTCTCTTCGATTGGAGCAGTTGAAG TGGCAGGGCATGATGAGTGACACATCAAATGCTGAATCAGGATCAGATGTTGATGACTTTGGATCCTCAGTTATTCCGAAAGGTGCTGAGTATGGCTGCCTCACTCCAGTCCATGAGGAA GTAAAGGGCATAGATTCAACTTACTATGTCTGTTACGAACAGAGTTCCCTGGAAACGTCTCTTGAAACTGGTAGGAGACTGCGGCGAACTACTGAAACTGTGCCAAAACAACTAGCTGATAACCGGCAATTTTCCACCAATGGAAGCCCTCGTGATTTAG GGAGCAATGTTGGCAACCTGGATGGTTCAATCGTCCGATGGGGCTTTGAAAATCTTGTTAAAGTTGTGACAGCCTTGATCAAGCTATTCTCCTTCTTCAAGCTTTTCATCTCTAGTAGAGCACTAAGGAGGCTTGAAAACGCCCGGCCTTCCACTGTGGCAGTCCCAGCTGCAGAGAAGCCGCAGCCCCGAACCATCAGCGCTGATGAGATGAGTGCTTGCTTACAGCGCATTGAAAATCTTGAATCCGTGTGCAACCATCTTGCAAGCAAGCCACCAGAGATGCCCGAGGACAAGGAGCAACAGTTACTGAACTCGTTCGAGCGCATCAGATCCATCGAGGCCGACCTGGAGAGGACCAAAAGA GCACTGCATGCGACGGTGGCGAAGCAGAATTCATTGGCGGAGACTCTGGAAGCTGTACAGGAGTCGTCAAGAGTCAAG AGGAGGTTGTTCTGCTCATAG
- the LOC123150955 gene encoding phosphatidylinositol/phosphatidylcholine transfer protein SFH6 isoform X2, with amino-acid sequence MQVPLLVLRTANRFSPPFAPLRPSVSLLRSVAQRRVYSRLPQQIAPFERGLRAGVSKKSNLEEKMSVIHADDIEISLCDGNSEDERRRRKIGSLRRKAIHALKKRGRRRVDFRFPPAISIEDVRDAEEERAVSAFRERLAAHGLLPDKHDDYHMMLRFLKARKFDAEKAMQMWADMLRWRKEFGADTILEDFEFDELDEVLCYYPQGYHGVDREGRPVYIERLGKVDPNKLMQITSVDRYIKYHVQEFERAFGEKFPACTLAAKRHIDSTTTILDVQGVGFKNFSKTARELVHRMQKIDSDYYPETLHQMFVVNAGSGFKLIWNSVKGFLDPKTSSKIHVLGSNYQSRLLEVIDPSELPEFLGGSCTCIDKGGCLGSNKGPWNDPYILKLIHNLEAGSVRDIKPVSEGEERSDSSLRLEQLKWQGMMSDTSNAESGSDVDDFGSSVIPKGAEYGCLTPVHEEVKGIDSTYYVCYEQSSLETSLETGRRLRRTTETVPKQLADNRQFSTNGSPRDLGSNVGNLDGSIVRWGFENLVKVVTALIKLFSFFKLFISSRALRRLENARPSTVAVPAAEKPQPRTISADEMSACLQRIENLESVCNHLASKPPEMPEDKEQQLLNSFERIRSIEADLERTKRALHATVAKQNSLAETLEAVQESSRVKRRLFCS; translated from the exons ATGCAGGTTCCCCTCCTGGTCCTGCGAACCGCAAATCGTTTCTCTCCGCCCTTTGCTCCGCTGCGCCCTTCCGTTTCTCTGCTCAGATCTGTGGCGCAGCGCAGGGTTTACTCCCGCCTGCCACAACAAAT AGCGCCATTCGAACGCGGGCTCCGAGCTGGTGTGTCCAAGAAGTCGAATTTGGAGGAGAAAATGTCGG TGATCCATGCCGACGACATCGAGATATCGCTCTGCGACGGCAACTCGGAGGACGAGCGCCGCCGCCGGAAGATAGGGTCGCTGCGCCGCAAGGCCATCCACGCGCTCAAGAAGCGCGGCAGGCGTCGCGTCGACTTCCGCTTCCCGCCGGCCATCTCCATCGAGGACGTCCGCGACGCCGAGGAGGAGCGCGCCGTCTCCGCCTTCCGTGAGCGCCTGGCCGCGCACGGCCTCCTCCCCGACAAGCACGACGACTACCACATGATGCTAAG GTTCTTGAAGGCGAGGAAGTTTGACGCCGAGAAGGCAATGCAGATGTGGGCAGACATGCTGCGATGGAGGAAAGAGTTTGGGGCCGACACAATCCTTGAG GATTTTGAGTTTGATGAGCTGGATGAGGTGCTGTGCTACTACCCTCAGGGCTACCATGGCGTCGACCGCGAAGGCCGGCCCGTGTACATCGAGAGGCTCGGCAAGGTCGACCCTAACAAGCTCATGCAGATCACCTCTGTGGACAGGTACATCAAGTACCATGTGCAGGAGTTTGAGAGGGCCTTCGGAGAGAAGTTCCCTGCCTGCACATTGGCTGCCAAGAGGCACAttgactccaccaccaccatcttGGATGTGCAGGGTGTG GGTTTTAAAAATTTCTCCAAGACTGCAAGGGAGCTAGTACATCGCATGCAGAAGATAGACAGCGACTATTATCCTGAG ACATTGCATCAAATGTTTGTTGTAAATGCGGGCAGTGGGTTCAAGTTGATCTGGAACAGTGTGAAGGGCTTCCTTGACCCAAAAACTTCATCCAAGATTCAT GTTCTTGGTTCGAATTACCAGAGTCGACTTCTTGAAGTAATTGACCCAAG TGAGTTACCAGAGTTTCTTGGTGGTTCATGCACCTGTATTGACAAGGGAGGTTGTCTTGGGTCTAACAAGGGGCCATGGAATGATCCTTATATCTTGAAG CTGATACACAATCTCGAGGCTGGTTCTGTGCGGGATATCAAGCCAGTTTCTGAAGGCGAAGAAAGAAGCGATTCTTCTCTTCGATTGGAGCAGTTGAAG TGGCAGGGCATGATGAGTGACACATCAAATGCTGAATCAGGATCAGATGTTGATGACTTTGGATCCTCAGTTATTCCGAAAGGTGCTGAGTATGGCTGCCTCACTCCAGTCCATGAGGAA GTAAAGGGCATAGATTCAACTTACTATGTCTGTTACGAACAGAGTTCCCTGGAAACGTCTCTTGAAACTGGTAGGAGACTGCGGCGAACTACTGAAACTGTGCCAAAACAACTAGCTGATAACCGGCAATTTTCCACCAATGGAAGCCCTCGTGATTTAG GGAGCAATGTTGGCAACCTGGATGGTTCAATCGTCCGATGGGGCTTTGAAAATCTTGTTAAAGTTGTGACAGCCTTGATCAAGCTATTCTCCTTCTTCAAGCTTTTCATCTCTAGTAGAGCACTAAGGAGGCTTGAAAACGCCCGGCCTTCCACTGTGGCAGTCCCAGCTGCAGAGAAGCCGCAGCCCCGAACCATCAGCGCTGATGAGATGAGTGCTTGCTTACAGCGCATTGAAAATCTTGAATCCGTGTGCAACCATCTTGCAAGCAAGCCACCAGAGATGCCCGAGGACAAGGAGCAACAGTTACTGAACTCGTTCGAGCGCATCAGATCCATCGAGGCCGACCTGGAGAGGACCAAAAGA GCACTGCATGCGACGGTGGCGAAGCAGAATTCATTGGCGGAGACTCTGGAAGCTGTACAGGAGTCGTCAAGAGTCAAG AGGAGGTTGTTCTGCTCATAG
- the LOC123150955 gene encoding phosphatidylinositol/phosphatidylcholine transfer protein SFH6 isoform X1, whose product MYATPLPLPPPHPSEIWSPTLLLLLLPPPCASFPLVSWICLGEGRRAPFERGLRAGVSKKSNLEEKMSVIHADDIEISLCDGNSEDERRRRKIGSLRRKAIHALKKRGRRRVDFRFPPAISIEDVRDAEEERAVSAFRERLAAHGLLPDKHDDYHMMLRFLKARKFDAEKAMQMWADMLRWRKEFGADTILEDFEFDELDEVLCYYPQGYHGVDREGRPVYIERLGKVDPNKLMQITSVDRYIKYHVQEFERAFGEKFPACTLAAKRHIDSTTTILDVQGVGFKNFSKTARELVHRMQKIDSDYYPETLHQMFVVNAGSGFKLIWNSVKGFLDPKTSSKIHVLGSNYQSRLLEVIDPSELPEFLGGSCTCIDKGGCLGSNKGPWNDPYILKLIHNLEAGSVRDIKPVSEGEERSDSSLRLEQLKWQGMMSDTSNAESGSDVDDFGSSVIPKGAEYGCLTPVHEEVKGIDSTYYVCYEQSSLETSLETGRRLRRTTETVPKQLADNRQFSTNGSPRDLGSNVGNLDGSIVRWGFENLVKVVTALIKLFSFFKLFISSRALRRLENARPSTVAVPAAEKPQPRTISADEMSACLQRIENLESVCNHLASKPPEMPEDKEQQLLNSFERIRSIEADLERTKRALHATVAKQNSLAETLEAVQESSRVKRRLFCS is encoded by the exons ATGTATGCAACTCCCCTGCCCCTTCCGCCCCCTCACCCATCAGAAATCTGGAGTCctacgcttcttcttcttcttcttcctcctccgtgcGCGTCGTTTCCTTTGGTTTCTTGGATCTGCCTCGGCGAGGGGAGAAG AGCGCCATTCGAACGCGGGCTCCGAGCTGGTGTGTCCAAGAAGTCGAATTTGGAGGAGAAAATGTCGG TGATCCATGCCGACGACATCGAGATATCGCTCTGCGACGGCAACTCGGAGGACGAGCGCCGCCGCCGGAAGATAGGGTCGCTGCGCCGCAAGGCCATCCACGCGCTCAAGAAGCGCGGCAGGCGTCGCGTCGACTTCCGCTTCCCGCCGGCCATCTCCATCGAGGACGTCCGCGACGCCGAGGAGGAGCGCGCCGTCTCCGCCTTCCGTGAGCGCCTGGCCGCGCACGGCCTCCTCCCCGACAAGCACGACGACTACCACATGATGCTAAG GTTCTTGAAGGCGAGGAAGTTTGACGCCGAGAAGGCAATGCAGATGTGGGCAGACATGCTGCGATGGAGGAAAGAGTTTGGGGCCGACACAATCCTTGAG GATTTTGAGTTTGATGAGCTGGATGAGGTGCTGTGCTACTACCCTCAGGGCTACCATGGCGTCGACCGCGAAGGCCGGCCCGTGTACATCGAGAGGCTCGGCAAGGTCGACCCTAACAAGCTCATGCAGATCACCTCTGTGGACAGGTACATCAAGTACCATGTGCAGGAGTTTGAGAGGGCCTTCGGAGAGAAGTTCCCTGCCTGCACATTGGCTGCCAAGAGGCACAttgactccaccaccaccatcttGGATGTGCAGGGTGTG GGTTTTAAAAATTTCTCCAAGACTGCAAGGGAGCTAGTACATCGCATGCAGAAGATAGACAGCGACTATTATCCTGAG ACATTGCATCAAATGTTTGTTGTAAATGCGGGCAGTGGGTTCAAGTTGATCTGGAACAGTGTGAAGGGCTTCCTTGACCCAAAAACTTCATCCAAGATTCAT GTTCTTGGTTCGAATTACCAGAGTCGACTTCTTGAAGTAATTGACCCAAG TGAGTTACCAGAGTTTCTTGGTGGTTCATGCACCTGTATTGACAAGGGAGGTTGTCTTGGGTCTAACAAGGGGCCATGGAATGATCCTTATATCTTGAAG CTGATACACAATCTCGAGGCTGGTTCTGTGCGGGATATCAAGCCAGTTTCTGAAGGCGAAGAAAGAAGCGATTCTTCTCTTCGATTGGAGCAGTTGAAG TGGCAGGGCATGATGAGTGACACATCAAATGCTGAATCAGGATCAGATGTTGATGACTTTGGATCCTCAGTTATTCCGAAAGGTGCTGAGTATGGCTGCCTCACTCCAGTCCATGAGGAA GTAAAGGGCATAGATTCAACTTACTATGTCTGTTACGAACAGAGTTCCCTGGAAACGTCTCTTGAAACTGGTAGGAGACTGCGGCGAACTACTGAAACTGTGCCAAAACAACTAGCTGATAACCGGCAATTTTCCACCAATGGAAGCCCTCGTGATTTAG GGAGCAATGTTGGCAACCTGGATGGTTCAATCGTCCGATGGGGCTTTGAAAATCTTGTTAAAGTTGTGACAGCCTTGATCAAGCTATTCTCCTTCTTCAAGCTTTTCATCTCTAGTAGAGCACTAAGGAGGCTTGAAAACGCCCGGCCTTCCACTGTGGCAGTCCCAGCTGCAGAGAAGCCGCAGCCCCGAACCATCAGCGCTGATGAGATGAGTGCTTGCTTACAGCGCATTGAAAATCTTGAATCCGTGTGCAACCATCTTGCAAGCAAGCCACCAGAGATGCCCGAGGACAAGGAGCAACAGTTACTGAACTCGTTCGAGCGCATCAGATCCATCGAGGCCGACCTGGAGAGGACCAAAAGA GCACTGCATGCGACGGTGGCGAAGCAGAATTCATTGGCGGAGACTCTGGAAGCTGTACAGGAGTCGTCAAGAGTCAAG AGGAGGTTGTTCTGCTCATAG